A genome region from Bemisia tabaci chromosome 3, PGI_BMITA_v3 includes the following:
- the LOC109036310 gene encoding uncharacterized protein — protein sequence MVFRALVSSSASLRLKMFNNLHTGQIIIFNDLSSQSSSKGSASSKSTKSGAKSGAKSTAPASPSGDVPGLSSQCLSVPATEVGPGASKQGDYKNPEYFCYNDASFFEAEVEMSKFRCPQPSAKSISPQ from the exons ATGGTCTTCAGAGCGCTCGTTTCAAGTTCTGCTTCTCTCcgcttgaaaatgtttaat AATTTGCATACCGGTCAAATCATCATATTCAATGACTTAAGCTCACAAAGCTCTTCCAAAGGCTCAGCATCCAGTAAATCTACAAAATCGGGAGCAAAATCAGGAGCAAAATCAACTGCCCCAGCATCTCCTAGTGGTGACGTTCCTGGACTCAGCTCTCAATGTCTCTCTGTACCAGCAACTG agGTCGGTCCTGGTGCTTCCAAGCAAGGAGATTATAAAAACCCTGAGTATTTTTGCTATAATGACGCCTCATTTTTTGAAGCTGAAGTTGAGATGAGCAAATTTCGTTGTCCTCAGCCATCCGCCAAAAGCATCTCTCCTCAATAG
- the LOC109036185 gene encoding testicular acid phosphatase homolog isoform X3, with translation MFEIILSTDSILRRRLQWVLHACTQPGKYVHRHGDRAPSFSYPLDPYKGESFWPEGLGNLLQKGKVRMYEFGLFLRRRYGGFISSKYSAAETYVISSIRNRCLMSAELVLAGLYPPDGIQIWNQDLPWQPIPVHSIPTPCDDMIRVTKHCWLLSKETEQWKIFLNEEVNKDQAFLSYLSKSTGVECKTMEDINRIKDNLNVVRQQGLPLPKWADDVYPNKIYSFTNLKSLHQRQSSTMIKLSSGVLINEILTNMKRKLDLTDSFDRRLHLYSAHDMVLVNLWRGMNFSQEITEPPPYAAALIFELHEIEDKYRVRVLYKTGGSDNDLSVLTVRGCEKDERNNDGMCDIDTLSFALRSVIITDFDEACQNQNH, from the exons ATGTTTGAGATAATATTAAGCACCGATAGTATTCTCCGGAGGAGGCTGCAGTGG gtgcTGCATGCATGTACACAGCCTGGCAAATAC GTTCATCGACATGGTGACAGGGCTCCCTCATTTTCATATCCACTGGATCCTTACAAGGGAGAATCATTCTGGCCGGAAGGGTTGGGCAACCTATTACAG AAAGGGAAAGTACGCATGTACGAATTTGGGCTCTTTCTGCGACGGCGATACGGCGGTTTCATTTCATCGAAGTACTCAGCGGCAGAGACTTATGTGATTTCTAGTATACGTAACAGATGCCTCATGAGCGCTGAACTGGTTTTGGCAGGATTGTACCCTCCGGATGGGATTCAAATCTGGAATCAAGATCTGCCCTGGCAACCAATTCCGGTCCATTCTATTCCTACACCTTGTGATGAT ATGATTCGGGTTACAAAGCACTGCTGGTTGCTGTCAAAAGAGACGGAACaatggaaaattttcctgaatgaAGAAGTCAATAAAGATCAGGCATTTCTCTCCTACCTTTCAAAAAGCACTGGCGTTGAATGTAAAACGATGGAAGATATTAATCGTATTAAGGACAATCTAAATGTTGTC agGCAGCAAGGACTTCCATTGCCAAAGTGGGCAGACGATGTTTATCCAAATAAAATATACTCCTTCACCAATCTCAAATCCTTGCATCAACGTCAATCATCAACTATGATAAAACTTTCCTCAG GTGTACTCATAAACGAGATTTTAACGAACATGAAGAGGAAGCTGGACTTGACGGACAGTTTTGATCGACGATTACATTTGTATTCTGCTCATGATATGGTTTTGGTAAATCTTTGGAGAGGCATGAATTTTAGTCAAGAAATTACAGAGCCGCCCCCTTATGCCGCAGCGCTTATTTTTGAGTTGCATGAAATTGAAGATAAATACCGCGTGCGG GTATTATACAAAACAGGAGGTTCTGACAATGATTTATCAGTTTTGACAGTTCGAGGCTGCGAGAAAGACGAAAGAAATAATGACGGAATGTGCGATATCGATACTCTGTCGTTTGCCTTACGGTCAGTAATCATCACCGATTTCGACGAGGCCTGTCAAAACCAAAACCACTAA
- the LOC109036216 gene encoding prostatic acid phosphatase isoform X4 codes for MYKLGKFLRLRYDSLLSTTYKPAEIFVSTFCTDRVIMSGQLVLAGLYPPVGIQIWKTDLLWQPIPIHSMPDSCDDMFHVTKRCKLLSDETKQRDLVIKKKLEDHQEFLAYLSKYTGLDVKNASHLSGLFDNLSVVEQQGLTLPQWTRDVYPKKLESLANLEFMELFKTQTMIKLESGVLINEIVSNMVRKTDASKNFERVLNLYPASDRILIRLWRGLNMTQEITSKPYYGAALFIELHEIDKKYRVKILHKKGTTDDELTTLKIRGCEGGYDLEQDEMCDLDVFLSALEPMIITDFDKACENST; via the exons ATGTACAAGCTGGGAAAGTTTTTACGGCTTCGGTACGATTCGTTGCTATCTACCACTTATAAACCAGCGGAGATTTTCGTCTCAACTTTCTGCACCGATCGTGTTATAATGAGCGGACAACTAGTTTTGGCAGGATTGTACCCTCCAGTTGGGATTCAAATTTGGAAAACCGATTTGCTCTGGCAACCGATTCCGATTCATTCTATGCCCGACTCGTGTGATGAT ATGTTTCACGTAACCAAACGCTGCAAGTTATTGTCAGACGAGACAAAGCAGAGAGATTTggtgattaaaaaaaaactagaagaCCATCAGGAGTTTCTCGCCTACCTTTCAAAATACACTGGGCTAGATGTAAAAAATGCCTCGCACTTGAGTGGTTTATTCGATAATCTATCAGTTGTG GAGCAACAGGGATTAACTTTGCCACAGTGGACACGAGATGTTTATCCAAAGAAGCTGGAATCTCTAGCCAACTTGGAGTTCATGGAGCTATTTAAAACACAGACCATGATAAAACTCGAATCAG gtGTTTTAATAAACGAAATCGTGTCGAACATGGTGCGAAAAACGGATgcgtccaaaaattttgagcgcGTGTTAAATTTGTACCCCGCATCCGATCGAATATTGATACGCTTATGGCGAGGCTTGAATATGACCCAAGAAATCACCAGCAAACCGTATTATGGAGCAGCTCTATTTATTGAACTGCATGAAATCGACAAGAAATATCGAGTTAAA ATTTTACACAAGAAGGGGACCACAGACGATGAATTAACAACTCTGAAAATTCGGGGTTGTGAGGGTGGCTACGACTTGGAACAGGACGAGATGTGCGATCTGGATGTCTTTTTATCCGCGTTGGAGCCTATGATTATCACTGACTTCGATAAAGCATGTGAAAACTCAACAtaa
- the LOC109036185 gene encoding lysosomal acid phosphatase isoform X2 codes for MRKKNNLIFRNLSRNKLIFIVAILISALAGCVGLFLLRRGSSAESTLRFVSIVHRHGDRAPSFSYPLDPYKGESFWPEGLGNLLQKGKVRMYEFGLFLRRRYGGFISSKYSAAETYVISSIRNRCLMSAELVLAGLYPPDGIQIWNQDLPWQPIPVHSIPTPCDDMIRVTKHCWLLSKETEQWKIFLNEEVNKDQAFLSYLSKSTGVECKTMEDINRIKDNLNVVRQQGLPLPKWADDVYPNKIYSFTNLKSLHQRQSSTMIKLSSGVLINEILTNMKRKLDLTDSFDRRLHLYSAHDMVLVNLWRGMNFSQEITEPPPYAAALIFELHEIEDKYRVRVLYKTGGSDNDLSVLTVRGCEKDERNNDGMCDIDTLSFALRSVIITDFDEACQNQNH; via the exons atgaggaagaagaataatttaatttttcgtaATCTGTCCCGGAATAAGTTGATTTTCATAGTcgcaattttaatttccgctTTGGCTGGATGCGTAGGACTTTTTCTGCTCAGACGTGGTTCTTCTGCCGAGTCAACTTTGCGATTTGTGAGCATT GTTCATCGACATGGTGACAGGGCTCCCTCATTTTCATATCCACTGGATCCTTACAAGGGAGAATCATTCTGGCCGGAAGGGTTGGGCAACCTATTACAG AAAGGGAAAGTACGCATGTACGAATTTGGGCTCTTTCTGCGACGGCGATACGGCGGTTTCATTTCATCGAAGTACTCAGCGGCAGAGACTTATGTGATTTCTAGTATACGTAACAGATGCCTCATGAGCGCTGAACTGGTTTTGGCAGGATTGTACCCTCCGGATGGGATTCAAATCTGGAATCAAGATCTGCCCTGGCAACCAATTCCGGTCCATTCTATTCCTACACCTTGTGATGAT ATGATTCGGGTTACAAAGCACTGCTGGTTGCTGTCAAAAGAGACGGAACaatggaaaattttcctgaatgaAGAAGTCAATAAAGATCAGGCATTTCTCTCCTACCTTTCAAAAAGCACTGGCGTTGAATGTAAAACGATGGAAGATATTAATCGTATTAAGGACAATCTAAATGTTGTC agGCAGCAAGGACTTCCATTGCCAAAGTGGGCAGACGATGTTTATCCAAATAAAATATACTCCTTCACCAATCTCAAATCCTTGCATCAACGTCAATCATCAACTATGATAAAACTTTCCTCAG GTGTACTCATAAACGAGATTTTAACGAACATGAAGAGGAAGCTGGACTTGACGGACAGTTTTGATCGACGATTACATTTGTATTCTGCTCATGATATGGTTTTGGTAAATCTTTGGAGAGGCATGAATTTTAGTCAAGAAATTACAGAGCCGCCCCCTTATGCCGCAGCGCTTATTTTTGAGTTGCATGAAATTGAAGATAAATACCGCGTGCGG GTATTATACAAAACAGGAGGTTCTGACAATGATTTATCAGTTTTGACAGTTCGAGGCTGCGAGAAAGACGAAAGAAATAATGACGGAATGTGCGATATCGATACTCTGTCGTTTGCCTTACGGTCAGTAATCATCACCGATTTCGACGAGGCCTGTCAAAACCAAAACCACTAA
- the LOC109036185 gene encoding testicular acid phosphatase homolog isoform X5 produces the protein MAAWRDGNSGQFEHSLPNTYSNPSYRPPPPYPTQLSHPFPFPAHLPDLRPLHVHLFCFYQFDWFWIWFDISYRRLAVHRHGDRAPSFSYPLDPYKGESFWPEGLGNLLQKGKVRMYEFGLFLRRRYGGFISSKYSAAETYVISSIRNRCLMSAELVLAGLYPPDGIQIWNQDLPWQPIPVHSIPTPCDDMIRVTKHCWLLSKETEQWKIFLNEEVNKDQAFLSYLSKSTGVECKTMEDINRIKDNLNVVRQQGLPLPKWADDVYPNKIYSFTNLKSLHQRQSSTMIKLSSGVLINEILTNMKRKLDLTDSFDRRLHLYSAHDMVLVNLWRGMNFSQEITEPPPYAAALIFELHEIEDKYRVRVGFQT, from the exons atggctgcgtggcgcgacgggaactcagggcagttcgagcactctcttcccaatacctactctaacccatcctatcgtccgCCGCCTCCCTACCCCACCCAGCTCTCCCATCCATTTCCGTTTCCTGCGCATCTACCTGACCTGAGGCCTCTGCACGTGCACCTGTTCTGCTTTTATCAGTTTGATTGGTTTTGGATTTGGTTTGATATCTCTTATCGCCGGTTGGCA GTTCATCGACATGGTGACAGGGCTCCCTCATTTTCATATCCACTGGATCCTTACAAGGGAGAATCATTCTGGCCGGAAGGGTTGGGCAACCTATTACAG AAAGGGAAAGTACGCATGTACGAATTTGGGCTCTTTCTGCGACGGCGATACGGCGGTTTCATTTCATCGAAGTACTCAGCGGCAGAGACTTATGTGATTTCTAGTATACGTAACAGATGCCTCATGAGCGCTGAACTGGTTTTGGCAGGATTGTACCCTCCGGATGGGATTCAAATCTGGAATCAAGATCTGCCCTGGCAACCAATTCCGGTCCATTCTATTCCTACACCTTGTGATGAT ATGATTCGGGTTACAAAGCACTGCTGGTTGCTGTCAAAAGAGACGGAACaatggaaaattttcctgaatgaAGAAGTCAATAAAGATCAGGCATTTCTCTCCTACCTTTCAAAAAGCACTGGCGTTGAATGTAAAACGATGGAAGATATTAATCGTATTAAGGACAATCTAAATGTTGTC agGCAGCAAGGACTTCCATTGCCAAAGTGGGCAGACGATGTTTATCCAAATAAAATATACTCCTTCACCAATCTCAAATCCTTGCATCAACGTCAATCATCAACTATGATAAAACTTTCCTCAG GTGTACTCATAAACGAGATTTTAACGAACATGAAGAGGAAGCTGGACTTGACGGACAGTTTTGATCGACGATTACATTTGTATTCTGCTCATGATATGGTTTTGGTAAATCTTTGGAGAGGCATGAATTTTAGTCAAGAAATTACAGAGCCGCCCCCTTATGCCGCAGCGCTTATTTTTGAGTTGCATGAAATTGAAGATAAATACCGCGTGCGGGTAGGTTTTCAAACATGA
- the LOC109036309 gene encoding AN1-type zinc finger protein 2A — MEFPDLGQNCAELTCRKLDFLPVKCDACSKVFCREHMTYATHNCPLAYTKDVQVPVCPLCNQLIHTPRGTQPDESVGRHIDNDCRSDTATSRRKVFVNKCSMKKCRGKEMIRVLCTECKQNFCLKHRHPADHECKGKPVQASSSSQYFSKAAEAAIARMTNKLSISSTSCRGEANAKSGNGMDKNRQMEEDEALARAIALSEQEYSQGNHPTRNGNCTVS, encoded by the exons ATGGAGTTTCCGGATCTTGGTCAAAACTGTGCAGAGCTAACTTGCAGAAAACTAG attttcttcctGTCAAATGTGATGCCTGCAGCAAAGTATTCTG TCGTGAGCACATGACGTATGCTACTCATAACTGCCCTCTTGCATACACAAAAGATGTCCAAGTTCCAGTTTGTCCATTGTGTAATCAGCTTATTCACACACCACGAGGGACACAGCCAGACGAGTCTGTTGGCAGACATATAGATAATGATTGCCGTTCAGATACTGCCACCTCACGAAGAAAG GTGTTTGTCAATAAGTGTTCTATGAAAAAATGCCGCGGAAAAGAAATGATAAGAGTTCTCTGCACTGAGTGCAAACAGAACTTCTGTTTGAAACATCGTCATCCAGCAGATCATGAATGTAAAGGCAAACCAGTTCAAGCATCTTCATCATCTCAGTACTTTTCTAAAGCAGC GGAAGCAGCAATAGCAAGAATGACGAACAAATTGAGTATTTCTTCTACAAGTTGTCGTGGAGAAGCTAATGCA aAATCTGGAAATGGTATGGATAAGAATAGGCAAATGGAAGAAGATGAAGCTCTAGCAAGAGCCATCGCACTTTCAGAACAAGAATATTCTCAAGGTAATCACCCTACACGAAATGGGAATTGTACTGTTTCTTAA
- the LOC109036185 gene encoding prostatic acid phosphatase isoform X1, which produces MAAWRDGNSGQFEHSLPNTYSNPSYRPPPPYPTQLSHPFPFPAHLPDLRPLHVHLFCFYQFDWFWIWFDISYRRLAVHRHGDRAPSFSYPLDPYKGESFWPEGLGNLLQKGKVRMYEFGLFLRRRYGGFISSKYSAAETYVISSIRNRCLMSAELVLAGLYPPDGIQIWNQDLPWQPIPVHSIPTPCDDMIRVTKHCWLLSKETEQWKIFLNEEVNKDQAFLSYLSKSTGVECKTMEDINRIKDNLNVVRQQGLPLPKWADDVYPNKIYSFTNLKSLHQRQSSTMIKLSSGVLINEILTNMKRKLDLTDSFDRRLHLYSAHDMVLVNLWRGMNFSQEITEPPPYAAALIFELHEIEDKYRVRVLYKTGGSDNDLSVLTVRGCEKDERNNDGMCDIDTLSFALRSVIITDFDEACQNQNH; this is translated from the exons atggctgcgtggcgcgacgggaactcagggcagttcgagcactctcttcccaatacctactctaacccatcctatcgtccgCCGCCTCCCTACCCCACCCAGCTCTCCCATCCATTTCCGTTTCCTGCGCATCTACCTGACCTGAGGCCTCTGCACGTGCACCTGTTCTGCTTTTATCAGTTTGATTGGTTTTGGATTTGGTTTGATATCTCTTATCGCCGGTTGGCA GTTCATCGACATGGTGACAGGGCTCCCTCATTTTCATATCCACTGGATCCTTACAAGGGAGAATCATTCTGGCCGGAAGGGTTGGGCAACCTATTACAG AAAGGGAAAGTACGCATGTACGAATTTGGGCTCTTTCTGCGACGGCGATACGGCGGTTTCATTTCATCGAAGTACTCAGCGGCAGAGACTTATGTGATTTCTAGTATACGTAACAGATGCCTCATGAGCGCTGAACTGGTTTTGGCAGGATTGTACCCTCCGGATGGGATTCAAATCTGGAATCAAGATCTGCCCTGGCAACCAATTCCGGTCCATTCTATTCCTACACCTTGTGATGAT ATGATTCGGGTTACAAAGCACTGCTGGTTGCTGTCAAAAGAGACGGAACaatggaaaattttcctgaatgaAGAAGTCAATAAAGATCAGGCATTTCTCTCCTACCTTTCAAAAAGCACTGGCGTTGAATGTAAAACGATGGAAGATATTAATCGTATTAAGGACAATCTAAATGTTGTC agGCAGCAAGGACTTCCATTGCCAAAGTGGGCAGACGATGTTTATCCAAATAAAATATACTCCTTCACCAATCTCAAATCCTTGCATCAACGTCAATCATCAACTATGATAAAACTTTCCTCAG GTGTACTCATAAACGAGATTTTAACGAACATGAAGAGGAAGCTGGACTTGACGGACAGTTTTGATCGACGATTACATTTGTATTCTGCTCATGATATGGTTTTGGTAAATCTTTGGAGAGGCATGAATTTTAGTCAAGAAATTACAGAGCCGCCCCCTTATGCCGCAGCGCTTATTTTTGAGTTGCATGAAATTGAAGATAAATACCGCGTGCGG GTATTATACAAAACAGGAGGTTCTGACAATGATTTATCAGTTTTGACAGTTCGAGGCTGCGAGAAAGACGAAAGAAATAATGACGGAATGTGCGATATCGATACTCTGTCGTTTGCCTTACGGTCAGTAATCATCACCGATTTCGACGAGGCCTGTCAAAACCAAAACCACTAA
- the LOC109036185 gene encoding testicular acid phosphatase homolog isoform X4 yields the protein MIVILGASQMRRMVENFPFPNSTSLAVHRHGDRAPSFSYPLDPYKGESFWPEGLGNLLQKGKVRMYEFGLFLRRRYGGFISSKYSAAETYVISSIRNRCLMSAELVLAGLYPPDGIQIWNQDLPWQPIPVHSIPTPCDDMIRVTKHCWLLSKETEQWKIFLNEEVNKDQAFLSYLSKSTGVECKTMEDINRIKDNLNVVRQQGLPLPKWADDVYPNKIYSFTNLKSLHQRQSSTMIKLSSGVLINEILTNMKRKLDLTDSFDRRLHLYSAHDMVLVNLWRGMNFSQEITEPPPYAAALIFELHEIEDKYRVRVLYKTGGSDNDLSVLTVRGCEKDERNNDGMCDIDTLSFALRSVIITDFDEACQNQNH from the exons ATGATTGTCATTCTTGGAGCTAGTCAGATGCGCCGAATGGTCGAGAACTTTCCTTTCCCGAACAGCACTTCCCTCGCC GTTCATCGACATGGTGACAGGGCTCCCTCATTTTCATATCCACTGGATCCTTACAAGGGAGAATCATTCTGGCCGGAAGGGTTGGGCAACCTATTACAG AAAGGGAAAGTACGCATGTACGAATTTGGGCTCTTTCTGCGACGGCGATACGGCGGTTTCATTTCATCGAAGTACTCAGCGGCAGAGACTTATGTGATTTCTAGTATACGTAACAGATGCCTCATGAGCGCTGAACTGGTTTTGGCAGGATTGTACCCTCCGGATGGGATTCAAATCTGGAATCAAGATCTGCCCTGGCAACCAATTCCGGTCCATTCTATTCCTACACCTTGTGATGAT ATGATTCGGGTTACAAAGCACTGCTGGTTGCTGTCAAAAGAGACGGAACaatggaaaattttcctgaatgaAGAAGTCAATAAAGATCAGGCATTTCTCTCCTACCTTTCAAAAAGCACTGGCGTTGAATGTAAAACGATGGAAGATATTAATCGTATTAAGGACAATCTAAATGTTGTC agGCAGCAAGGACTTCCATTGCCAAAGTGGGCAGACGATGTTTATCCAAATAAAATATACTCCTTCACCAATCTCAAATCCTTGCATCAACGTCAATCATCAACTATGATAAAACTTTCCTCAG GTGTACTCATAAACGAGATTTTAACGAACATGAAGAGGAAGCTGGACTTGACGGACAGTTTTGATCGACGATTACATTTGTATTCTGCTCATGATATGGTTTTGGTAAATCTTTGGAGAGGCATGAATTTTAGTCAAGAAATTACAGAGCCGCCCCCTTATGCCGCAGCGCTTATTTTTGAGTTGCATGAAATTGAAGATAAATACCGCGTGCGG GTATTATACAAAACAGGAGGTTCTGACAATGATTTATCAGTTTTGACAGTTCGAGGCTGCGAGAAAGACGAAAGAAATAATGACGGAATGTGCGATATCGATACTCTGTCGTTTGCCTTACGGTCAGTAATCATCACCGATTTCGACGAGGCCTGTCAAAACCAAAACCACTAA